The Arachis hypogaea cultivar Tifrunner chromosome 19, arahy.Tifrunner.gnm2.J5K5, whole genome shotgun sequence genome has a window encoding:
- the LOC112778876 gene encoding protein FAR1-RELATED SEQUENCE 5-like, translating into MAKQLSLDALLSDERSETFKWALKVFLEIMSGKLPGGIVIDGDHAMREAILEVFPCIPHRLCAWNLHRNAFTVQIFEERWSEIISKYGLAENEWVQGIYNDKMKWATVYLREHFFGHIRTTSQCEGIHSLLKNYVDSKTSLLEFIHKFSEVLRHYRNNHLTADFETFYKFSVLTTCLESFEKQAAELYTRNIFKLVKDEIEAARALNVNECPNSGDIVEYNTSEYFNQQWKFKVSYNKDKDLFACECRLFETRGLPCSHIFRVLKHRNAKCIPTSLILKRWTRDAKSDFICSIGEQDPADDIVPTLRCSAMASIKVMHKRGFPPRQR; encoded by the exons ATGGCCAAACAACTATCTTTGGATGCCCTGCTCTCAGATGAAAGATCCGAAACTTTCAAGTGGGCACTGAAGGTATTTTTGGAAATCATGTCAGGAAAACTACCCGGAGGCATTGTGATAGACGGAGACCATGCTATGAGAGAGGCTATCTTAGAAGTATTTCCTTGTATACCACACCGCCTTTGTGCATGGAATCTCCATCGTAATGCG TTTACCGTACAAATATTTGAAGAGAGATGGAGCGAGATCATATCCAAATACGGACTTGCCGAGAATGAATGGGTCCAGGGCATTTATAATGACAAAATGAAGTGGGCTACCGTATATTTGAGGGAGCACTTCTTTGGCCACATAAGAACTACATCACAGTGTGAGGGAATTCATTCATTATTGAAGAACTATGTTGACAGCAAAACCAGTCTCCTTGAATTCATTCATAAATTTAGTGAAGTACTAAGGCATTACCGAAACAACCATCTTACTGCTGACTTTGAAACCTTTTATAAGTTTTCTGTTTTGACTACGTGCTTGGAAAGTTTTGAGAAACAAGCTGCTGAACTTTATACTAGAAATATTTTCAAACTTGTGAAAGATGAGATAGAAGCAGCACGTGCCTTAAATGTGAATGAATGCCCAAATAGTGGAGACATTGTTGAGTACAACACGAGCGAGTATTTTAATCAGCAATGGAAATTTAAAGTATCTTACAATAAAGACAAGGACCTGTTTGCGTGTGAGTGCAGGCTATTTGAGACTCGTGGATTACCGTGCTCCCACATCTTTCGGGTCTTGAAGCATCGCAATGCAAAATGCATCCCTACATCTCTTATCCTGAAAAGATGGACAAGAGATGCAAAGAGTGATTTTATATGCTCAATTGGCGAGCAAGACCCCGCTGATGATATAGTGCCCACACTTAGATGCAGTGCAATGGCATCAATAAAAGTGATGCACAAGCGAGGGTTTCCCCCACGTCAGCGCTAA
- the LOC112778875 gene encoding uncharacterized protein: MAIGRNRTTSFLVGYSQWRYGNANILPIAFAVVEGETKEEWSFFLSYLREHVTPQHGLLVISDRHKSIDSALNAEGSLWKPPHTFQVFCTRHIAANFMTYFKNIDLKKVLINAAYSKSQREFAHYFGWLRGENMAITNWLEKMQRSQWAQYVDEGRRFGHMTTNISECINAVMKGSRNSPITTLVKSSYFRLGELFARKGSEALTQLQIGAEFSQTLVKTIEFNSKHVNTMNVYQFDRLRTNFTVEELAAVPGSRQQNYQVLLNEGTCDCGYFQALHLPCRHVLAACSHARLDWKSFIHPVYRIESVFNVYRSEFRPRA; this comes from the exons ATGGCGATTGGGAGGAATCGTACAACAAGCTTCCTTGTTGGTTATTCGCAATGGAGAT ACGGGAACGCAAATATTCTGCCTATTGCATTTGCCGTCGTCGAGGGTGAGACAAAGGAGGAGTGGTCGTTCTTTCTGTCGTATTTGCGGGAGCATGTCACACCACAACACGGGCTCTTAGTGATTTCAGACAGACACAAATCCATTGATAGTGCATTGAATGCCGAGGGGAGTTTATGGAAGCCACCTCATACCTTCCAAGTCTTTTGTACAAGACACATTGCAGCCAACTTCATGACATACTTTAAGAACATAGACTTGAAGAAGGTTCTAATTAACGCAGCGTATTCAAAGTCACAGCGTGAGTTTGCGCATTATTTTGGCTGGCTGCGGGGCGAAAACATGGCAATCACTAACTGGCTTGAGAAAATGCAACGGTCACAGTGGGCACAGTATGTTGATGAGGGTCGTCGATttggtcacatgacgacgaatatatCCGAGTGCATTAATGCTGTGATGAAGGGGTCTCGCAATTCGCCAATCACAACTCTCGTCAAGTCAAGTTATTTTCGATTGGGTGAACTTTTTGCAAGGAAGGGTTCCGAGGCACTGACCCAACTTCAAATCGGTGCTGAGTTCTCTCAGACGTTGGTGAAAACCATAGAATTCAACTCCAAGCACGTGAATACCATGAATGTTTACCAGTTTGATCGATTGAGAACAAACTTTACGGTTGAAGAGCTAGCGGCAGTTCCTGGGTCCAGGCAACAGAATTATCAGGTGCTGCTTAATGAGGGAACGTGTGACTGTGGGTATTTCCAAGCTCTTCATCTTCCTTGTCGTCATGTCCTTGCAGCTTGCTCTCATGCAAGACTTGATTGGAAGAGTTTTATTCATCCTGTGTACCGCATAGAGTCGGTCTTCAATGTTTATAGATCAGAGTTTCGACCGAGGGCATGA